The proteins below come from a single Spirochaetota bacterium genomic window:
- a CDS encoding phosphoribosyl-AMP cyclohydrolase — protein MIRRLTIHVMSDILAAEHTTAVLMGKEYTNELLLDFGADGTTLIPVVTQDAVTKEVLILAFANKDAFDETVKSGHATYWSRSRNELWKKGMTSGDMLRIIEIRINCEQNSLLYLVKPEGKGACHAKKADGSPYRSCYYRKISGSKLEMV, from the coding sequence ATGATCCGGCGATTGACGATACACGTCATGTCGGATATACTGGCCGCCGAACATACAACGGCGGTACTCATGGGAAAAGAATACACGAACGAACTTCTGCTCGATTTCGGTGCAGACGGCACAACGCTCATACCGGTGGTGACGCAGGATGCCGTCACGAAGGAAGTGCTGATACTCGCCTTCGCGAACAAGGACGCGTTCGATGAAACGGTGAAGAGCGGTCATGCGACATACTGGAGCCGGAGCAGGAACGAATTATGGAAGAAGGGGATGACTTCGGGTGATATGCTTCGCATTATCGAGATTCGGATCAACTGCGAACAGAACTCGCTTCTCTACCTGGTGAAACCTGAGGGAAAGGGTGCGTGTCATGCAAAGAAGGCCGACGGGAGTCCGTACCGCTCATGCTATTACCGGAAGATATCCGGCAGCAAACTGGAAATGGTGTAA
- the nadD gene encoding nicotinate-nucleotide adenylyltransferase, whose amino-acid sequence MRCAILGGSFNPIHVGHLILAQEVLRTTDIERIIFIPAAVPPHKSIIRDVPASERLLMVKASVKGDRRFEVCDHEIQRGGLSYTIDTVAHIMASRRDIDGMLSVIIGDDLIESLSTWHRIDELSRMVNFIVATREDTVEKAKRDMPFPAAYCVMPKIDISSTMLRERLAAGEECRYLIPDGAYRIIKNKGLYRSNK is encoded by the coding sequence ATGAGATGCGCGATACTCGGCGGGAGCTTCAATCCGATACACGTCGGCCACCTGATACTTGCACAGGAAGTGCTCCGTACGACGGATATCGAACGTATCATCTTCATCCCCGCTGCCGTGCCGCCGCATAAGAGCATCATCCGTGATGTCCCCGCGTCGGAACGATTGCTCATGGTCAAGGCTTCCGTCAAAGGCGACAGACGTTTCGAAGTATGCGATCATGAGATACAGCGCGGCGGATTATCCTATACCATAGATACGGTCGCCCATATCATGGCGTCACGGCGTGATATCGATGGGATGCTCTCCGTCATCATCGGCGATGATCTGATCGAGAGCCTTTCGACGTGGCATCGCATCGACGAGCTTTCGCGCATGGTGAATTTCATCGTCGCCACCCGCGAGGATACCGTTGAAAAGGCGAAACGCGACATGCCCTTCCCGGCCGCGTACTGCGTCATGCCGAAGATAGATATCTCATCGACGATGCTGCGCGAGCGGCTGGCCGCAGGTGAAGAATGCCGCTACCTCATCCCCGACGGTGCTTATCGCATCATCAAAAATAAGGGACTATACCGCTCGAACAAATGA
- a CDS encoding ferritin has translation MDQKLEKLIQEQVNAEWYSAYLYVAMAAHFEHTNLDGFAHWMHKQAAEEQGHGKKMFEFLSDRGVRIKLQAIAEPTADFASPLDVFEKVYAHEQKVTGLINAIADAADAVNDRPTKVFIQWFVNEQVEEEKNAAKILDLLKHIPAGSGALYQLDHRLGKRE, from the coding sequence ATGGATCAGAAACTGGAAAAGCTCATTCAGGAACAGGTGAATGCCGAGTGGTATTCCGCCTACCTGTACGTCGCTATGGCGGCACATTTTGAGCATACGAACCTGGACGGGTTCGCACATTGGATGCACAAGCAGGCCGCCGAGGAGCAGGGGCATGGAAAGAAGATGTTCGAATTCCTGAGCGACCGGGGTGTACGGATAAAACTGCAGGCAATAGCCGAACCGACCGCAGATTTCGCATCGCCGCTCGATGTGTTCGAGAAGGTATATGCACATGAGCAGAAGGTGACCGGACTAATCAACGCGATCGCCGATGCCGCCGATGCGGTGAACGACAGGCCCACCAAGGTATTCATACAATGGTTCGTGAACGAGCAGGTGGAGGAAGAGAAGAACGCGGCGAAGATACTCGATCTCCTCAAACACATCCCCGCCGGCTCCGGCGCACTGTATCAGCTTGATCACAGGCTCGGCAAACGCGAATGA